One window from the genome of Chlamydiales bacterium STE3 encodes:
- a CDS encoding PilT protein domain protein (Product derived from UniProtKB/Trembl:B9M396), translated as MSYLLDTCILSKLRKIAKQPDIKLENWIKKHNENLYFISALTIGEIQSGISKLNLKKNEGAHKRLLLEDWLLEELIPRFHNRILSIDVEVVLAWGRLFGEKKQKGLIIPVVDSLIAATAIVHNLTLVTENISDFIETGARLFNPWLD; from the coding sequence ATGAGTTATTTGCTAGATACTTGCATTCTTTCAAAACTAAGAAAAATCGCTAAACAACCTGATATAAAGCTAGAAAATTGGATAAAAAAGCATAATGAAAATTTATATTTTATTAGCGCATTGACTATCGGTGAAATTCAGTCTGGAATTAGCAAATTAAACCTTAAAAAAAATGAAGGGGCGCACAAAAGATTACTTTTAGAAGATTGGCTTCTTGAAGAATTGATTCCTCGGTTTCATAATCGAATCTTATCTATAGATGTGGAGGTCGTGCTAGCCTGGGGAAGACTCTTTGGAGAAAAAAAACAAAAGGGTTTAATTATTCCTGTTGTTGACAGTTTGATAGCCGCCACTGCCATTGTTCACAATCTTACATTAGTAACAGAAAACATTAGTGATTTTATAGAAACAGGCGCCAGATTATTTAATCCATGGCTTGATTAA
- a CDS encoding hypothetical protein (Product derived from UniProtKB/Trembl:D1KCR7): MKRPLSRENRDNKNVWQIQEAKAKFSQLVEDANIKGYQTITKQGEPVAVILSKKEFDKMTQSKTSLLNFFKTAPCQEIELNIQRSKDLPREIDL; encoded by the coding sequence ATGAAGAGACCTCTTTCTAGAGAAAATAGAGACAATAAAAATGTATGGCAAATTCAAGAAGCTAAAGCAAAATTCTCTCAACTCGTTGAAGATGCGAATATAAAAGGGTATCAAACAATCACCAAGCAAGGTGAACCCGTTGCTGTTATCCTATCTAAAAAAGAGTTTGATAAAATGACTCAATCTAAAACGTCTCTTCTTAATTTTTTTAAAACTGCACCCTGTCAAGAGATTGAATTAAACATTCAACGCTCAAAAGATTTACCCAGAGAAATCGATTTATGA